The following is a genomic window from Candidatus Zixiibacteriota bacterium.
GACATAATCACGTAAACCGCGGGGCGAAAAACCCAGAACCGGGTGGGTCGGTCCGAATAATGCCAGAACCGGGGTGCCCACTGCGGAAGCCAGGTGTGACAGAGCCGAGTCGTTGCAAATCAACGGCCCGCATTGTGAGATAATTCCGGCCAGTTCTTCAAGCGGCGTATCGACCATGACGCGCACTTTTTCAAGCCCTTTTTTTTCGGCGAAACTCTCAATTTCCGGATCCTTATTCGCCAGTAGAATGACGATATTAGCCCCAAGCTGTTCAATAATTTCAGCCATCAATTCGAGAAATCTCTCCGGAAACCATTGCTTGGTCGGATAAGATGCCTGCGGGCCAATGGCAATTATCGGACGGTCATTTTCAAACAGCGAATTACCGCCCCTCTCATAATCGAGTTTTATAATCGGGCGACGAGCATAAACTTTCCCCCCGCTTTTAATTACTGCCTTATTATACTGGTCGATAGTATGCGGATGATTATCACCGAATTTTTTCCATTTTACCGCCGCAAATCTTTGAAATCGGCGTTTGGGGTATTGTACCTTGCGCGAAGCATGGACATGCTTCATCAGGTATCTGGAACGAATATTACCGTGAAAATCCACCAGCAGATCGAAACCGATGGAATCAAGAAACTCGCCCATACGAAACAGATCGCGGGCTCCGGCATGCTGGGGAAAGGTAAGAACTTCATCGACCCCGGCAAATTTCTTTACCAGACCAGCCATCTTCTCCCTGACCAGAAAATATATTCTGGCACCGGGATATGACAGCTTTAAATTCAGAACGGCCGCTGAGGTCAGAACCACATCCCCAATTGCGCCGAGTCGGATGACAAGTATTTTGTGCATACCTTCAACCGAATATAATTATGCCGCCGAATCCGACAATAGTGCAATAAATTCCGAAATATTCGAACTTCCCCTTGCGAATAATATCCAGAAGAAAATAAACCGCCGCCAGACCGGAGAGGAATGACATGGTGGTACCCAGAATATATTGCCCGATCATAGCCGGATTTACTGTGGCGATTTCATTCGCCTTGAATACAATCGCCCCGATAATGGCGGGAATTGAAAGGAGAAACGAGAATTCCGCGGCGGCCACCGGTTTCAACCCGGAAAAAAGGCCGAATGAAATGGAGGTTCCGGATCGTGATATTCCCGGAAAGATGGCCAGGGCCTGCCCGATCCCGACCATGATCGAATTTCCAATGGTACTATCCTTTTCATTTCTTCTGGGAATAGCCGTGGAAAAAAGAATCAGGCCGGTTACCAGCAGGAGAATTGACGTCACCAGCGGTGAGGAAAAAGCCTGTTCAATACTATCCTTGAGAAGAATGGCTATTATCACGGCCGGGATGGTCCCGATACAAAGATAAAAGACCATGGCCCTTTCTTTCTTCATGGCGGGAATAAAGAGCGATTTTATCAAATCCAGAATCTTCCGCCGGAAATAAATGACAACCGACATCAGAGTCCCGAAATGTACTGCCAGTTCGAACAGGACCCCGGGGATTTTTGCATGAAGGAGATTTTCGGCTATAACCAGGTGTCCCGAAGATGATACCGGCAGGAATTCGGTCAATCCCTGGACCAGACCGAGAATAATGGCATCCAGATAACTCATTATAAAAGGCCCCGGGGGTCAATTACCGGAGCCAAATTCCTTTTAAATACTATTGGCCTTTTAGAAAGCCCTGAATTCCAAACCGGTAAAGAGCCCGGAATTACCATCAATTTGCAATTCCGCATAAAGACTGAATTCCCTGGTAACTTCAAATTTACCGCCGAAATTTGCCCCCAGACGGAAATTCGAATCGGAATCATCATTAGCAGAATACCGCTCCCAGCGAATATTAAACCGGCTGTAAGGAATAATCCTGTGACCGGAATTGAATTTGAAAGGCAGGGAACCGATCACGTTGGCACCTAGTTCGAAGGTAGAGTAATTCTCATAATCGACGTATTCGATGAAACCGCCCACAGCCAGATCGAAGGGATTCTTTTTCAGTTTATCATAATAATCCATCAATTCGTATTTCATATCCACACCCAGTAATATCTGCGGATCCGTATTGGGTGCATCAAGATCGGCAAAACCAAATTTAAGTCGACCTTCGGTATAATCCGAAAAACCATAAGTCACTGTTCCGAATACCGATGTCACGTCGTCTCCAAAACCTGCAAAACCGCCGACATAGCCGACTCCAAAATCAGCGGCATCGGCCGTCGTCAGACACCCGGTTGCCAACCCAATAGATTCTTCGGCCAGAGTCCCTGATGCTGATAAACCGATCAAGGCCAGAAGTATTACCGGTAATATTGCTTTTTTCACGCTAACCCTCCAATGGTTGTAAATTTTTGGAGCAAAATATCGGCACCTATCGTTAATGTCAACAAAAATAACTCCCGCCGATGGCAATACCGACTGCTCCGGTTTTTTCTTGACAATAAAATACTCATGTCTTTATATCAACCTTAATAAAATATTATATACGATCAAGCCCTGAATTGGTTCGAACTTAGTCGTTTTTTCGGAGACAATTGCTATGGCGGAACAAAGACAACGATGGGGAACCAGGGTCGGAGTTATACTTGCGGTTGCCGGGTCGGCCGTCGGTTTGGGGAATTTCCTTCGTTTTCCCGTGCAGGCCGGTAAATACGGCGAGGGCGCTTTCATGATTCCGTACCTGATCGCTCTGTTATTGGTTGGAATACCATTGATGTGGGTCGAATGGACGGCCGGGCGCTATGGCGGAGGATTCGGGCATTCCAGCGCCCCCGGCATTTTTCATTCTCTCTGGAACAAAAACCGCTTTATTAAATATTTCGGCATTTTCGGGATATTCGGTCCCTTTTTAATTTATATGTACTATGTTTATATTGAGTCCTGGTGCCTGGCATACGCCTACTATTCCCTTACCGGGCAATTATCGAATCTGGCATCAAGCGAGAGTTTCATACATTTCCTTTCAGGCTATCAGGGTATCGACAGCGCCGGATTCATTGCCGGGACTGCTCCGGGGGTTATATTTTTCATTATCACCTTTATACTCAATATATCGGTGACCTATTTCGGTATTCGCGGGGGAATAGAAAAACTGTGTAACATTGCCATGCCGATCCTCTTCTTCTTCGGGATTGTCCTGGCTATCAGAGTCATCACTCTTTTCGCCCCGGACCCCCTGCATCCCGATTGGAGTTCTATCAACGGTCTGGGATTTTTATGGAATGCTGATCTGTCGGCCTTAGGATCTCCAAAGGTATGGGTGGCCGCCACCGGGCAAATATTCTTTACGCTGTCGGTCGGAATGGGAGTCATCCTGACATATTCCAGTTATTTGAGAAAAAGTGATGATGTCGCCTTGTCCGGTTTGGCGGCGGCCTCGACCAATGAATTTGCCGAGGTTATTCTGGGCGGGTCCATCGTTATTCCGGCCGCCTTTATATTTTTTGGTCCCAATGATATCGTCGGAATTGCCGAATCAGGAGCCTTTAACCTTGGCTTTGTCACCATGCCGCAAATCTTTAACCAACTGCCTCTTGGCGCTATCTTCGGGTTTTTATGGTTTTTCATGCTGTTTCTGGCAGGGATTACTTCATCGATTTCCATCGCACAACCATCGGTGGCCTTTCTGGAAGATGAATTCGATATCAGCCGCCCCAGGGCCGTGAAAATATTCGGTATCGCGGCTTTTATCTTATGCCAGCCGGCGCTCTGGTTTTTGCACCGGGGAGTCCTCGATGATCTTGATTTCTGGGGTGCCAATTTTGTTATTGTCTTTGGAGCGGCGCTCGAGATAATTCTCCTGGCCTGGGTATTCGGTATTGATAAAGCCTGGGATGAATTACACCTGGGAAGCAAAATAAAAATCCCACGAATTTATCGATTCATCATTAAATACATCACCCCCACCGCCCTGATTGTCCTGCTGGCCTGGTGGATCAAGGAAGAGTGGTGGAATGTCATAACCATGCAGGGTGTTCCCGATGAAAATATTCCCTATGTTCTCGGGACAAGATTACTTCTGTTGAGTATCCTGATAATCCTGGCCATAATGGTTCGCATGGCCTGGCGACGGCGTAAACGGAATCAGAAGGAGGGTGACATATCATGACTACCGGCGGTTGGATATTTATGATATTAGCATGGGGCATGATAATAGGCGTGATGGCATTTTGTTATACAAAAGTGATGCGGGATAGGGATGATCAGCCCTTTGATACGACTGATTTTACGGATTAAAAGATATTGTACTTGGCCATTCGATCGCGAAGCGTATTGCGCGAGATACCCAGCATTTCCGAGGTTCGTACTTGATTGGAGCCAAAATGCTTCAGGCATGATGAAATCAAAGCCCGTTCCAAAGCCGATTCCAGGAAATAATAGATCTTTCCTTGAGAATTATTAATCAATTTTGGCAGGACCGGATCGATAATCTTCCGGAATACCTCAATATAATCATCTTGAAGATTATCCAGGTCGATTTCCACCCTGCTTTCGATTTCGGAAAAAATCGGAAAATCATCCGGCTGCAGGATGTCCGATTTGGTCATAACGCATGCCGTATGGATATTATTCTCAAGTTCACGGACATTGCCCGGCCAGGGATACTTCATTAGCATGGTCAGAGCTTTTTGTGAAACCCCCCGGATGTCTTTGCCCAGTTGTCCGGAAAAGCGGTTGACAAAATGATCGGCCAGAAGCGGGATATCATCTTTACGTTCACGAAGTGGCGGGATGAAGATTGAGGCCACTTTTAGGCGATAAAAGAGATCAACCCGGAAGGAGCCTTCTTTCATGCATTGAACCAGCGATTTATTGGTTGCCGCAACCACCCGGACGTCAACTTCAATGGTTTCATTACCGCCGACCCGTTCGAATTTCTTTTCCTGCAGGGCTCTTAGCAGTTTGGACTGGGTCAGCATCGACATGTCTGCGATTTCATCAAGGAAAATGGTCCCCTGGTTGGCCTGTTCGAATTTCCCCAGACGCTTGAAATAGGCACCGGTAAAGGCTCCCTTTTCATGACCGAACAACTCCGATTCCAGAAGAGTTTCGGCCAAGGCGGCGCAATTGACCGAGAGAAAAGGTTTGCTGCGACGATGGGATGAGCGATGGATGGCCCGGGCAATTAATTCCTTCCCGGTTCCGGATTCACCGAAAATCAAAACAGCCGCATCCGATTTGGCAACTTGTCCAATCAGCTTGGCGATTTCAACGATTTCAGGTGATTTCCCCACGATTTCATCGACATCATAGGGTTCGCTTTCGCCCAGTGGTCGGATGGTCTTACTCCGGTTTTTTTTCTGTCCGCAGGCTTTGTTGACATTGTCTATCAGTTTCTGGATTTCAAATGGTTTGGTTAAATATTCATAGGCCCCTTCTCTCATCGCTTCCATAGCGTTTTCGGTAGAGATGAAACCGGAAATCATAATGATCGGGATTCTGATGTCATTGAGCTTGACCTGTTTTAAAATATCAAGACCCGACATCCCGGGCAAATTGACATCCAGCAAAACAGCATCAATATCACCATGGCTTTTTAAAAAATCTATCGATTGGCGGCCATCTCCAAGGAAATAAAAATGGAACCGCTCGGGATCAAAAAGATTGGCCAATGACTTTGAAACTTCGGCATCATCGTCGACAATCAATATATTTTTCATAAAAAGTTAATACCCTTCATATTTATTAAGATTTATCGGATTCTGAAGGGAATTATTTAGTCAACAGGAGAAGCAAAAGGCCTTT
Proteins encoded in this region:
- a CDS encoding sigma-54-dependent Fis family transcriptional regulator, translated to MKNILIVDDDAEVSKSLANLFDPERFHFYFLGDGRQSIDFLKSHGDIDAVLLDVNLPGMSGLDILKQVKLNDIRIPIIMISGFISTENAMEAMREGAYEYLTKPFEIQKLIDNVNKACGQKKNRSKTIRPLGESEPYDVDEIVGKSPEIVEIAKLIGQVAKSDAAVLIFGESGTGKELIARAIHRSSHRRSKPFLSVNCAALAETLLESELFGHEKGAFTGAYFKRLGKFEQANQGTIFLDEIADMSMLTQSKLLRALQEKKFERVGGNETIEVDVRVVAATNKSLVQCMKEGSFRVDLFYRLKVASIFIPPLRERKDDIPLLADHFVNRFSGQLGKDIRGVSQKALTMLMKYPWPGNVRELENNIHTACVMTKSDILQPDDFPIFSEIESRVEIDLDNLQDDYIEVFRKIIDPVLPKLINNSQGKIYYFLESALERALISSCLKHFGSNQVRTSEMLGISRNTLRDRMAKYNIF
- a CDS encoding HAD-IIIA family hydrolase produces the protein MHKILVIRLGAIGDVVLTSAAVLNLKLSYPGARIYFLVREKMAGLVKKFAGVDEVLTFPQHAGARDLFRMGEFLDSIGFDLLVDFHGNIRSRYLMKHVHASRKVQYPKRRFQRFAAVKWKKFGDNHPHTIDQYNKAVIKSGGKVYARRPIIKLDYERGGNSLFENDRPIIAIGPQASYPTKQWFPERFLELMAEIIEQLGANIVILLANKDPEIESFAEKKGLEKVRVMVDTPLEELAGIISQCGPLICNDSALSHLASAVGTPVLALFGPTHPVLGFSPRGLRDYVMEVDEFCRPCSLHGRRPCFRDHRYCFERITVTEVLDRATMMLESRLKEEKAIFIDRDGTLIKEKNFLHKPSEVEPERQSIEAVKLANRTGFKVVVVSNQSGVARGYFGEDSVRAVNSRILQLFSDRGAMIDDFLYCPHHPEGVITEYKLICECRKPAPGMVEAACLKHNINPHRSFIVGDSLSDINLAQVMGGRGILVRTGCGHSTEEKLVGDNAMRPDLITDNLYEAVKYITTDSTG
- a CDS encoding undecaprenyl-diphosphate phosphatase, with translation MSYLDAIILGLVQGLTEFLPVSSSGHLVIAENLLHAKIPGVLFELAVHFGTLMSVVIYFRRKILDLIKSLFIPAMKKERAMVFYLCIGTIPAVIIAILLKDSIEQAFSSPLVTSILLLVTGLILFSTAIPRRNEKDSTIGNSIMVGIGQALAIFPGISRSGTSISFGLFSGLKPVAAAEFSFLLSIPAIIGAIVFKANEIATVNPAMIGQYILGTTMSFLSGLAAVYFLLDIIRKGKFEYFGIYCTIVGFGGIIIFG
- a CDS encoding sodium-dependent transporter, whose product is MAEQRQRWGTRVGVILAVAGSAVGLGNFLRFPVQAGKYGEGAFMIPYLIALLLVGIPLMWVEWTAGRYGGGFGHSSAPGIFHSLWNKNRFIKYFGIFGIFGPFLIYMYYVYIESWCLAYAYYSLTGQLSNLASSESFIHFLSGYQGIDSAGFIAGTAPGVIFFIITFILNISVTYFGIRGGIEKLCNIAMPILFFFGIVLAIRVITLFAPDPLHPDWSSINGLGFLWNADLSALGSPKVWVAATGQIFFTLSVGMGVILTYSSYLRKSDDVALSGLAAASTNEFAEVILGGSIVIPAAFIFFGPNDIVGIAESGAFNLGFVTMPQIFNQLPLGAIFGFLWFFMLFLAGITSSISIAQPSVAFLEDEFDISRPRAVKIFGIAAFILCQPALWFLHRGVLDDLDFWGANFVIVFGAALEIILLAWVFGIDKAWDELHLGSKIKIPRIYRFIIKYITPTALIVLLAWWIKEEWWNVITMQGVPDENIPYVLGTRLLLLSILIILAIMVRMAWRRRKRNQKEGDIS